A genome region from Flavobacterium sp. CFS9 includes the following:
- a CDS encoding recombinase family protein, translated as MKTAKYIRVSTTEQSIDRQLTVNYKQYIDKCSGSIPFNERPTAIKLLNDIADKKIDALVVHSIDRLGRNAFDIQTTLNLLSTLNINVYVENIGLYSMIENKPNSIFKMITDVLSNVAEMERTSLLERQKKVF; from the coding sequence ATGAAAACTGCAAAATATATTAGAGTTAGTACAACAGAGCAAAGCATTGATAGACAATTAACGGTTAATTATAAACAATATATTGACAAGTGTAGTGGTTCGATTCCGTTCAATGAACGTCCTACTGCTATAAAGTTATTAAATGATATTGCTGACAAAAAGATTGATGCCTTAGTCGTTCATTCCATAGATAGACTAGGAAGAAATGCTTTTGATATTCAAACGACCTTAAATTTATTAAGCACTCTTAACATAAATGTATATGTAGAAAACATTGGTCTGTATTCTATGATTGAGAACAAACCCAATTCTATATTTAAGATGATTACTGATGTTTTAAGCAACGTTGCAGAAATGGAAAGAACATCATTACTAGAAAGACAAAAGAAGGTATTTTAA
- a CDS encoding helix-turn-helix domain-containing protein, with product MSTESIKKINFFVKQFGINLKEIRQSKNMTQLDLATAMNDLSSESFIDKTTISRIENGRTNITLTTSIKLSLALEVDLKVLFDFKL from the coding sequence ATGTCAACAGAGTCAATAAAAAAAATCAATTTTTTCGTTAAGCAATTCGGAATCAATTTGAAGGAAATCAGACAATCAAAAAATATGACCCAGCTCGATCTAGCAACTGCGATGAATGATTTGAGTTCTGAGTCGTTTATTGATAAGACAACAATTTCTAGAATTGAAAATGGGCGAACAAATATAACCTTAACTACTTCTATAAAACTTTCTTTAGCACTTGAAGTAGATTTAAAGGTACTTTTTGATTTTAAATTATAA
- a CDS encoding recombinase family protein has translation MKAVAYLRVSTQEQSLERQYDDIESFASKKNLTLVKIFEDKISGTKTKSDERIGFNQMKKYLELNQDVKNILVLEISRLGRKNNDIQNIVEEYIEKGINIHIKDLNVSTLDDYGKRSFASEMMISMLGVMSSNEGRLLGSRISSGKMSRAKKNLAFGGKIIGYKKGEDGTPVIDETEAPMIRKIFELASKDLGMRNISALIESEFGRKIAIGTLSGIIRNTFHKGERKYNNLDLNVPAIVSGELWQKANDSIDTRSKFGSRTYVHTNIIHGKITCVCGNVMHQKVIVQGGINCFICKDEKCKNSINRPWLFRMIRKAVIKHAQKTKEEQIRENFKLQILAFKAKIDLNSREVEKLKNRQKKVRDLYLDSEFTNEEYNEIKAEIATKIEEYNRTNNKLRDVIKTAENALEIDIQYFSEDLELFKNEIKEIINYVIIDKKRVLINIFGWQEYDLNKPNPIKLGWEARKPLNERYLNEELPSRHPISDEDLEMMVDDYLSNNSPN, from the coding sequence ATGAAAGCAGTTGCATATCTCAGAGTGAGTACTCAAGAACAATCTCTAGAAAGACAGTATGATGATATTGAAAGTTTTGCTTCTAAAAAAAACTTAACTCTGGTAAAAATATTTGAAGACAAAATAAGTGGTACAAAAACAAAATCTGACGAGAGAATTGGATTTAATCAAATGAAAAAATACCTTGAACTAAACCAAGATGTTAAAAATATTTTAGTTTTAGAAATTTCTAGGCTTGGGCGAAAAAATAATGATATCCAAAATATAGTTGAGGAGTATATAGAAAAAGGAATTAATATTCACATCAAAGATTTAAATGTATCAACTCTTGACGATTACGGCAAAAGATCCTTTGCTTCGGAAATGATGATTTCTATGCTGGGTGTAATGTCATCTAATGAAGGACGATTACTTGGTTCAAGAATAAGTTCGGGAAAAATGTCAAGAGCAAAAAAAAATTTAGCTTTTGGTGGAAAAATTATTGGATATAAAAAAGGAGAAGATGGTACCCCTGTAATTGATGAGACAGAAGCGCCAATGATTAGAAAGATATTCGAACTTGCATCAAAAGACCTTGGTATGCGAAATATATCCGCATTGATTGAATCTGAATTTGGGCGAAAAATAGCTATTGGAACACTCAGTGGCATAATAAGAAATACCTTCCATAAGGGGGAAAGAAAATATAATAATCTGGATCTCAATGTTCCGGCAATTGTTTCGGGAGAATTATGGCAAAAAGCAAATGATTCTATCGATACTAGAAGCAAATTTGGAAGTAGAACATATGTACATACTAATATCATTCATGGAAAAATCACTTGTGTCTGTGGCAATGTAATGCATCAAAAAGTAATAGTACAAGGAGGAATTAATTGTTTTATCTGTAAAGATGAAAAATGTAAAAATTCAATTAATAGACCTTGGTTATTTAGAATGATACGTAAAGCAGTAATAAAACACGCACAGAAAACAAAAGAGGAACAAATTCGTGAAAACTTCAAACTACAAATATTAGCTTTTAAGGCTAAAATTGATTTAAATAGTAGGGAAGTTGAAAAACTTAAAAACAGACAAAAAAAAGTAAGAGATCTGTATCTTGATTCGGAATTCACAAATGAAGAATACAACGAAATTAAAGCCGAAATAGCCACCAAAATAGAAGAATACAACAGAACTAACAACAAACTCAGAGATGTCATTAAAACGGCTGAAAATGCACTAGAAATAGATATTCAATATTTTAGTGAAGATCTTGAATTATTTAAAAATGAAATTAAAGAAATTATTAATTACGTCATTATAGATAAAAAGCGAGTTCTAATAAACATATTTGGATGGCAAGAATACGACCTCAACAAACCCAATCCGATCAAACTCGGCTGGGAAGCAAGAAAACCATTAAATGAAAGATATCTTAATGAAGAACTTCCTTCACGACATCCTATTAGCGATGAAGATTTAGAAATGATGGTTGATGACTATCTGTCTAATAATTCCCCCAATTAA